In one Nicotiana sylvestris chromosome 8, ASM39365v2, whole genome shotgun sequence genomic region, the following are encoded:
- the LOC138875154 gene encoding uncharacterized protein — translation MYSGHLSQQLWFCAVISIDDTHVYGKYDIKLLIAVAVDANRQIFPLAFAICANEIQETWTLFLNHLKEHVVIQYSGICLISDWHVGILSSVQHLPEWQEPYAYHCYCVKHLKANFQKAHRNKD, via the coding sequence ATGTATTCTGGGCATTTAAGCCAACAATTGTGGTTTTGtgccgtaatatccatagacgacactcatgtctatggaaaatATGATATTAAGTTGTTGATCGCCGTTGCAGTAGATGCTAATAGACAAATATTTCCCCTAGCttttgctatttgtgccaatgaaatccaagagacgtggacgctatttttgaaccacCTGAAGGAGCATGTTGTCATACAAtattcaggtatttgtctaatatctgattgGCATGtcggtattttaagttctgtacagcatttgcctgaatggcaggaaccataTGCATACCATTGTTACTGTGTGAAGCACctaaaggccaatttccagaaggcacatcGCAACAAGGACTAG